Proteins found in one Longimicrobium sp. genomic segment:
- a CDS encoding type II toxin-antitoxin system prevent-host-death family antitoxin has protein sequence MYEKPKNDRRVVREAAAKYAPGGSDEEWITAAEFKTHCLRLIEQVRQGRGEVVVTRYGRPVARLVPYDRNPVSLFGHLSGSVVSHGDLVAPLDEEWEADA, from the coding sequence ATGTACGAGAAGCCGAAGAACGACAGGCGGGTGGTGCGCGAGGCCGCCGCGAAGTACGCGCCCGGCGGCTCCGACGAGGAGTGGATCACCGCCGCCGAGTTCAAGACGCACTGCCTGCGCCTGATCGAGCAGGTGCGGCAGGGGCGCGGCGAGGTGGTGGTCACGCGCTACGGCCGGCCCGTCGCCCGGCTGGTCCCCTACGACCGCAACCCCGTTTCGCTCTTCGGCCACCTCTCCGGCTCCGTGGTCTCCCACGGCGACCTGGTCGCTCCCCTGGACGAGGAGTGGGAGGCGGATGCGTAG
- a CDS encoding type II toxin-antitoxin system VapC family toxin: protein MRSLPTPPLLLDTHVWIWVMEGAEREIGPAAHAAVEEAGADGRVLVSAISVWEVAMLEAKGRIRFSMDVSEWVRRALNAPGVHFTGLTPDVAVDSSRLPEPIRGDPADRILIATARRTGATLVTRDRRIVDYGRKGLLAVLDATP from the coding sequence ATGCGTAGCCTCCCCACGCCCCCGCTCCTCCTCGACACGCACGTCTGGATCTGGGTGATGGAGGGCGCCGAGCGCGAGATCGGCCCCGCGGCCCACGCCGCCGTCGAGGAGGCGGGGGCCGACGGGCGCGTGCTGGTCTCCGCCATCTCGGTGTGGGAGGTGGCCATGCTGGAGGCGAAGGGGCGCATCCGCTTCTCGATGGACGTGTCGGAGTGGGTGCGCCGGGCGCTCAACGCCCCCGGCGTGCACTTCACCGGCCTCACCCCCGACGTGGCGGTGGACAGCTCGCGCCTCCCCGAGCCGATCCGCGGCGACCCCGCCGACCGCATCCTGATCGCCACGGCGCGGCGCACGGGGGCCACCCTCGTCACCCGCGACCGCAGGATCGTAGATTACGGGCGCAAGGGGCTGCTGGCGGTGCTCGACGCCACGCCGTAG
- a CDS encoding NAD(P)H-binding protein produces the protein MPASSRSALVLGATGLVGGHCLDLLLADGAWTRVATLGRRPAAREHPKLEQRTADFDRLDEHADAFAVDDVFCCLGTTIRAAGSREAFRRVDHDYPLAAARLASARGARHFLLVTALGADPGSRVFYNRVKGEVERAVAALPFAGVLLARPSLLLGEHSGRRPAEALAQKAAPVLNPLLVGPLRRYRALPAAAVAGALVRLAREGVAGVRVVESDELAALGA, from the coding sequence ATGCCGGCATCCTCCCGCTCGGCCCTCGTGCTCGGCGCCACCGGGCTGGTGGGCGGGCACTGCCTGGACCTGCTCCTGGCCGACGGCGCCTGGACGAGGGTCGCCACCCTCGGCCGGCGCCCCGCGGCGCGCGAGCACCCGAAGCTGGAGCAGCGCACCGCCGACTTCGACCGCCTGGACGAGCACGCGGACGCCTTCGCCGTGGACGACGTGTTCTGCTGCCTGGGGACCACCATCCGGGCCGCGGGCTCGCGCGAGGCGTTCCGCCGCGTGGACCACGACTACCCGCTGGCCGCCGCCCGGCTGGCGAGCGCGCGGGGGGCGCGGCACTTCCTCCTGGTCACCGCACTGGGGGCGGACCCCGGCTCGCGTGTCTTCTACAACCGGGTGAAGGGCGAGGTGGAGCGCGCGGTGGCGGCGCTGCCGTTCGCGGGCGTCCTGCTGGCGCGCCCCTCGCTGCTGCTGGGCGAGCACTCCGGCCGCCGCCCCGCCGAGGCGCTCGCGCAGAAGGCGGCACCCGTGCTGAACCCGCTCCTGGTCGGCCCGCTGCGCCGCTACCGCGCGCTCCCGGCGGCGGCGGTGGCCGGAGCGCTGGTGCGGCTGGCGCGGGAGGGCGTGGCGGGAGTGCGGGTGGTGGAGTCCGACGAGCTGGCGGCGCTCGGGGCGTGA
- a CDS encoding Type 1 glutamine amidotransferase-like domain-containing protein: MAEVLAGGAPHFLETGAAAAPGRDPAPGARPLRPVYLLADSRLLFPHGDGEPLLARVRRHLPPSPRAAYVGASNGDDPAFYGIFAAAAETAGIAACRMIPSAPSCEDRAFLEAADLVLLAGGDVERGWRTLSVNGVGEAAVRRFRAGAVLVGVSAGAVQLGLLGWPEGGAGPEAAFPTFGLVPFVVSAHDEASDWSALRRIVRARGGGVEGLGVPAGGGVAVHPDGTLEALRRPACRVALSGGEAAAWLLAPAG, translated from the coding sequence ATGGCGGAGGTCCTCGCGGGCGGTGCCCCGCATTTCCTGGAGACGGGCGCGGCGGCCGCGCCGGGGCGTGACCCGGCGCCGGGCGCGCGCCCGCTCCGTCCCGTCTACCTCCTGGCCGACAGCCGGCTCCTCTTCCCGCACGGGGACGGGGAGCCGCTCCTCGCGCGCGTCCGCCGCCACCTCCCGCCTTCGCCGCGCGCCGCATACGTGGGCGCCTCCAACGGCGACGATCCGGCCTTCTACGGGATCTTCGCCGCCGCGGCGGAGACGGCCGGGATCGCCGCGTGCCGGATGATCCCCTCCGCGCCTTCTTGCGAGGACCGGGCGTTCCTGGAGGCGGCCGACCTGGTGCTCCTGGCCGGCGGCGACGTGGAGCGCGGCTGGCGGACGCTGTCCGTCAACGGGGTGGGCGAGGCGGCCGTGCGGCGCTTCCGGGCGGGCGCGGTGCTCGTGGGCGTCTCCGCCGGCGCGGTGCAGCTCGGCCTGCTGGGCTGGCCGGAGGGCGGCGCGGGCCCCGAGGCGGCCTTCCCCACCTTCGGCCTGGTCCCCTTTGTGGTCTCCGCGCACGACGAGGCGTCGGACTGGAGCGCGCTCCGGCGGATCGTCCGCGCCCGCGGCGGCGGCGTGGAGGGCCTGGGGGTCCCCGCCGGCGGGGGCGTGGCCGTGCACCCCGACGGCACGCTGGAGGCGCTCCGGCGGCCGGCGTGCCGCGTGGCCCTCTCCGGGGGCGAGGCCGCCGCGTGGCTCCTGGCCCCCGCGGGGTGA
- a CDS encoding metallophosphoesterase encodes MAPGPRGVSGVRIFAVSDLHTDFRENRRLLERIPAAEHRGDALIVAGDVADSLEVLAETLGFLRGRFGEVFFVPGNHELWVRGREGDSLEKLRAVLATCEAAGVRTRPARAGGAWVVPLFAWYHADFDVRGEAVEAELEGWADTYLCRWPAGLGRLDRHFLAMNEPHLVRYDGPVVSFSHFVPRPDLVPPVRWLRFKGLPRVAGSEGIEAQVRRLGAAVHVYGHTHIAGDRVIDGVRYVQHWLRAGEPLLKEVWAPGGLPPENALPLFC; translated from the coding sequence GTGGCTCCTGGCCCCCGCGGGGTGAGCGGCGTGCGCATCTTCGCCGTCTCGGACCTGCACACCGACTTCCGCGAGAACCGGCGGCTGCTGGAGCGGATCCCCGCCGCGGAGCACCGGGGCGACGCGCTGATCGTGGCCGGCGACGTGGCCGACTCGCTGGAGGTGCTGGCCGAGACGCTCGGTTTCCTGCGCGGCCGCTTCGGCGAGGTGTTCTTCGTCCCCGGCAACCACGAGCTGTGGGTGCGCGGCCGCGAGGGCGACTCGCTGGAGAAGCTCCGCGCCGTCCTCGCGACTTGCGAGGCGGCGGGCGTGCGCACCCGGCCGGCGCGGGCCGGCGGCGCGTGGGTGGTGCCGCTTTTCGCCTGGTACCATGCGGACTTCGACGTGCGCGGCGAGGCGGTGGAGGCCGAGCTGGAGGGGTGGGCCGACACCTACCTCTGCCGCTGGCCGGCGGGGCTGGGGCGCCTGGACCGCCACTTCCTGGCCATGAACGAGCCGCACCTGGTGCGCTACGACGGGCCCGTGGTCTCCTTCTCGCACTTCGTCCCCCGCCCAGACCTGGTGCCCCCGGTGCGCTGGCTGCGCTTCAAGGGGCTGCCGCGCGTGGCCGGCTCCGAGGGGATCGAGGCGCAGGTGCGGCGCCTGGGTGCGGCGGTGCACGTCTACGGGCACACCCACATCGCCGGGGACCGGGTGATCGACGGCGTGCGCTACGTGCAGCACTGGCTCCGCGCGGGCGAGCCTCTCCTCAAGGAGGTGTGGGCCCCCGGCGGGCTCCCGCCCGAGAACGCGCTCCCGCTCTTCTGCTGA
- a CDS encoding CYTH domain-containing protein translates to MSSAYDDRRAPMVPVSSGSAGGSVRAPVSPSSSVQTLDGVELPAAVFTSDPRLKAAFMRLAPSEVAFFVARPAAEVVRICAALTGVAPQVRAMRDRYFDTADRRLFARGVSVRLRHYTRHTRPLTFEVIAVSWRGARGEGPLYARTNRVLVQTFERSDAPAMAALLAQYRRAGLVEVMRIKKRRTGFELLPVLAECEERGSLAGVDARPIERLDALRVTDQGLRVLVDELHGVPFPEPTIVEVEYDQAHAGAAARLVEQLRSALGPDCLRPKELNKIAYLRRSLSARVRRGERRMSEIDIGPDIDPGARFDPGQQLRIRPEWYRRARPVHRRARVVTPGRLHFQVIDFNKMRPVTPGAGGIGTSTTTACSEVEITVGEGGGGPASVPTAEHLIRLFTRLVGYEGGDLHVSVPARIEHVHSGYGSNVTFNTGVLAGLNAVFGTPFSVPEMWDILTQNFVENSDDEAGKLFWGVDTGVGEAAVLYGGIVWVDEHARYIGSADADGLWLLTAKGDTRTFGNEKLREFGKSIERGVGDLDEFDVTQGVTFDYQAEYGERLLDFLERRMKPYLLRNDARGMLEQGWELNEVGSVVVLGTIWKADVLDAILRTVREAGGIYSTMSSSGPSVFAVCDSEAAAHRVREALEPRFPEYLSNYAVGRAGTRLRVEIDPA, encoded by the coding sequence ATGAGCAGCGCATACGACGACCGCCGCGCCCCCATGGTCCCCGTCTCCTCCGGCTCCGCCGGCGGGAGCGTCCGCGCGCCGGTCTCTCCGTCCTCGTCCGTCCAGACGCTGGACGGGGTGGAGCTGCCCGCCGCGGTCTTCACCAGCGACCCGCGGCTCAAGGCGGCGTTCATGCGCCTGGCGCCGAGCGAGGTGGCGTTCTTCGTCGCCCGCCCCGCCGCCGAGGTGGTCCGCATCTGCGCCGCGCTCACCGGCGTGGCTCCGCAGGTGCGGGCGATGCGGGACCGCTACTTCGACACGGCGGACCGCCGCCTGTTCGCGCGCGGCGTTTCGGTCCGGCTGCGCCATTACACCCGGCACACCCGGCCGCTGACCTTCGAGGTCATTGCCGTCTCGTGGCGCGGCGCGCGCGGCGAAGGGCCCCTGTACGCGCGCACCAACCGCGTTCTGGTGCAGACCTTCGAGCGCAGCGACGCCCCGGCGATGGCGGCTCTGCTGGCCCAGTACCGGCGCGCGGGGCTGGTGGAGGTGATGAGGATCAAGAAGAGGCGCACCGGGTTCGAGCTGCTCCCGGTGCTCGCCGAGTGCGAGGAGCGCGGGAGCCTGGCCGGGGTCGACGCCCGGCCAATCGAGCGGCTCGACGCGCTTCGGGTCACCGACCAGGGCTTGCGAGTGCTGGTGGACGAGCTGCACGGCGTCCCCTTCCCCGAGCCCACGATCGTCGAGGTGGAGTACGACCAGGCGCACGCCGGCGCGGCCGCCCGGCTGGTAGAGCAGCTGCGGAGCGCGCTCGGGCCCGACTGCCTGCGCCCCAAGGAACTCAACAAGATCGCCTATCTGCGGCGGAGCCTCTCCGCCCGCGTCCGGCGAGGAGAGAGGAGGATGAGCGAGATCGACATCGGCCCCGACATCGACCCGGGGGCGCGCTTCGACCCGGGCCAGCAGCTCCGCATCCGACCGGAGTGGTACCGCCGGGCGCGGCCCGTGCACCGCCGGGCACGCGTGGTCACGCCCGGGCGGTTGCACTTCCAGGTGATCGACTTCAACAAGATGCGGCCGGTGACCCCCGGCGCCGGCGGCATCGGCACCTCCACCACCACCGCCTGCAGCGAGGTGGAGATCACGGTGGGCGAGGGGGGCGGCGGCCCGGCGAGCGTGCCCACGGCCGAGCACCTGATTCGGCTCTTCACCCGCCTGGTCGGCTATGAGGGCGGCGACCTGCACGTGTCGGTGCCGGCGCGGATCGAGCACGTGCACTCGGGCTACGGCTCGAACGTCACCTTCAACACGGGGGTGCTGGCCGGGCTCAACGCCGTCTTCGGCACTCCGTTCTCCGTTCCCGAGATGTGGGACATCCTCACCCAGAACTTCGTGGAGAACTCCGACGACGAGGCCGGGAAGCTCTTCTGGGGCGTCGACACCGGCGTGGGCGAGGCGGCGGTCCTCTACGGCGGCATCGTCTGGGTCGACGAGCACGCGCGCTACATCGGCAGCGCCGACGCCGACGGGCTGTGGCTGCTGACGGCGAAGGGCGACACCCGCACCTTCGGGAACGAGAAGCTGCGCGAGTTCGGCAAGTCCATCGAGCGCGGCGTGGGCGACCTGGACGAGTTCGACGTCACGCAGGGGGTCACCTTCGACTACCAGGCCGAATACGGCGAGCGCCTGCTGGACTTCCTGGAGCGGCGGATGAAGCCGTACCTGCTGCGCAACGACGCGCGCGGAATGCTGGAGCAGGGGTGGGAGCTGAATGAGGTGGGCAGCGTGGTGGTGCTGGGGACCATCTGGAAGGCGGACGTGCTCGATGCCATCCTGCGCACGGTGCGCGAGGCGGGCGGGATCTATTCCACCATGAGCTCGTCGGGGCCGTCGGTGTTCGCCGTGTGCGACAGCGAGGCGGCCGCGCACCGGGTGCGCGAGGCGCTGGAGCCGCGCTTCCCCGAGTACCTCTCCAACTACGCCGTGGGGCGCGCGGGGACGCGGCTCCGGGTGGAGATCGATCCGGCGTAG
- a CDS encoding cyclic nucleotide-binding domain-containing protein encodes MSKVPQVPPYMGDFSDEDMAWAYAVGEKRQVRPGEAIIHEGQPVRDLYIVLKGAFVVTSRKRDMSEVHQLGPGEIVGEMSYVSKQLPYSSVRAATESVVFRIPLTALDQKIAADPGFAARFHKVVSQFTVARLLEWGPPRPEPQPSEASGDASLRVHELIERMLRGEFP; translated from the coding sequence TTGAGCAAGGTACCGCAGGTACCGCCCTACATGGGCGACTTTTCGGACGAGGACATGGCCTGGGCCTACGCCGTGGGCGAAAAGCGCCAGGTGCGGCCGGGCGAGGCGATCATCCACGAGGGCCAGCCCGTGCGCGACCTGTACATCGTGCTGAAAGGGGCTTTCGTGGTGACCTCGCGGAAGCGCGACATGTCGGAGGTGCACCAGCTGGGGCCGGGCGAGATCGTGGGGGAGATGTCGTACGTCTCCAAGCAGCTCCCGTACTCCAGCGTGCGAGCCGCGACCGAGTCGGTGGTGTTCCGCATCCCGCTCACCGCCCTCGACCAGAAGATCGCGGCCGACCCGGGCTTCGCCGCGCGCTTCCACAAGGTGGTCTCGCAGTTCACCGTCGCCCGCCTGCTGGAGTGGGGTCCCCCGCGCCCGGAGCCTCAGCCCTCCGAGGCATCCGGCGACGCGAGCCTGCGCGTGCACGAGCTGATCGAGAGGATGCTGCGCGGCGAGTTCCCCTGA
- a CDS encoding DUF4112 domain-containing protein → MARTRGGAGPESGAVRRLDSLAYLLDDSIPIPGTGRRFGLDAVIGLIPGLGDAAGSLLSAYIVVEAARLGAPFPVLLRMVLNVGIEALVGAVPFAGDLFDAWWKANDRNVRLLRQSVVAPDSARRSSAAVLLVVVLLLVLVLGGVGVLAFFALRAILREGAF, encoded by the coding sequence GTGGCGCGGACGAGAGGCGGGGCGGGGCCGGAGTCCGGCGCGGTGCGGCGGCTGGACTCGCTGGCGTACCTGCTGGACGACTCGATCCCGATCCCGGGGACGGGGCGGCGCTTCGGGCTGGACGCGGTGATCGGGCTGATCCCCGGCCTGGGCGACGCGGCGGGGTCGCTGCTGTCGGCGTACATCGTGGTGGAGGCGGCGCGGCTGGGGGCGCCCTTCCCCGTGCTGCTGCGGATGGTGCTGAACGTGGGGATCGAGGCGCTGGTGGGCGCCGTTCCCTTCGCGGGCGACCTGTTCGACGCCTGGTGGAAGGCGAACGACCGCAACGTGCGCCTGCTGCGCCAGAGCGTCGTGGCGCCCGACTCGGCCCGCCGCTCCAGCGCCGCGGTGCTGCTGGTGGTCGTGCTCCTGCTCGTGCTGGTGCTGGGCGGGGTCGGCGTTCTCGCGTTCTTCGCCCTGCGCGCGATCCTGCGGGAGGGGGCGTTCTAG
- a CDS encoding VOC family protein has translation MRVGEVLETCLYAGDLEAAERFYTTVLGLERIAGVEGRHVFFRCGGRVFLVFNPEKTREADAGVPTHGAAGPGHVCFAVPEAEIDAWRGHLRAHGVEIETELTWPKGGRSLYFRDPAGNCLEIGTARIWGIEEAEALGRRVPSP, from the coding sequence ATGCGCGTCGGCGAGGTGCTGGAGACCTGCCTGTACGCGGGCGACCTGGAGGCGGCGGAGCGCTTCTACACGACCGTCCTCGGGCTGGAGCGGATCGCGGGGGTGGAGGGGCGGCACGTCTTCTTCCGCTGCGGCGGCCGCGTCTTCCTGGTCTTCAACCCGGAGAAGACGCGCGAGGCGGACGCCGGCGTCCCCACGCACGGGGCCGCGGGGCCGGGCCACGTCTGCTTCGCCGTGCCCGAGGCCGAGATCGACGCCTGGCGCGGCCACCTGCGCGCGCACGGCGTGGAGATCGAGACGGAGCTCACCTGGCCGAAGGGCGGCCGCTCGCTCTACTTCCGCGACCCCGCCGGCAACTGCCTGGAGATCGGCACCGCGCGGATCTGGGGGATCGAGGAGGCGGAGGCGCTGGGACGGCGAGTGCCCAGTCCCTAG
- a CDS encoding isoaspartyl peptidase/L-asparaginase: MRLRRTPDAALLPLLALAALVACAPGSAATSDPADEGPSPAPSSAAAPAAQERWGMVIHGGAGTIRREDLTPEREAAYRAGLTRALMAGYAVLQRGGPSLDAVEAAINVLEDDSLFNAGKGAVLTADGRAELDAAMMDGATLRAGSVAGLHRVKNPIDLARAVMERSPHVMMIGDGAESFAREQGIELVSPDYFITASRRRSWERMRMQDSLRADSARRARGAYAVPDERKFGTVGAVALDRSGNLAAGTSTGGMMMKRWGRVGDVPIIGAGTYANNRSCAVSATGHGEFFIRNTVAHSICALVEYGGLSLQAAADSIVMRQLVAQGGDGGIIAMDRQGNWTLTFNSAGMYRGRIGADGKPMTAIFREP; encoded by the coding sequence ATGCGACTGCGCCGCACCCCTGACGCCGCCCTCCTTCCCCTGCTCGCCCTGGCCGCGCTCGTCGCGTGCGCGCCCGGCTCGGCCGCCACCTCCGACCCCGCCGACGAGGGTCCGTCTCCCGCGCCGAGCTCCGCGGCGGCGCCCGCCGCGCAGGAGCGCTGGGGGATGGTGATCCACGGCGGCGCGGGGACCATCCGCCGCGAGGACCTGACCCCCGAGCGCGAGGCCGCCTACCGCGCGGGGCTCACCCGCGCGCTCATGGCGGGCTACGCGGTGCTGCAGCGCGGCGGGCCCAGCCTGGACGCCGTGGAAGCCGCCATCAACGTGCTGGAGGACGACTCGCTCTTCAACGCCGGCAAGGGCGCCGTCCTCACCGCCGACGGGCGCGCCGAGCTTGATGCCGCCATGATGGACGGCGCCACGCTGCGGGCCGGCTCGGTGGCCGGGCTGCACCGGGTGAAGAACCCGATCGACCTGGCGCGCGCGGTGATGGAGCGCTCCCCGCACGTGATGATGATCGGCGACGGGGCCGAGTCGTTCGCCCGGGAGCAGGGGATCGAGCTGGTCTCGCCCGACTACTTCATCACCGCCTCGCGCCGCCGCTCGTGGGAGCGGATGCGGATGCAGGACAGCCTGCGCGCCGACAGCGCCCGGCGCGCCCGCGGCGCGTACGCGGTCCCCGACGAGCGCAAGTTCGGCACGGTGGGGGCGGTGGCTCTCGACCGGAGCGGCAACCTGGCGGCCGGCACCTCCACCGGCGGGATGATGATGAAGCGCTGGGGCCGCGTGGGCGACGTGCCGATCATCGGCGCCGGCACCTACGCCAACAACCGCTCGTGCGCCGTCTCGGCCACCGGCCACGGCGAGTTCTTCATCCGCAACACCGTGGCGCACTCCATCTGCGCGCTGGTGGAGTACGGGGGGCTCTCGCTCCAGGCCGCGGCCGACTCCATCGTCATGCGCCAGCTGGTGGCGCAGGGCGGCGACGGCGGGATCATCGCCATGGACCGGCAGGGGAACTGGACGCTCACCTTCAACTCCGCCGGCATGTACCGCGGCCGCATCGGCGCCGACGGCAAGCCGATGACGGCCATCTTCCGCGAGCCCTGA
- a CDS encoding RES family NAD+ phosphorylase, which translates to MSTGERVLWRVFPWDPLAAEGERFSAAFVPAGQGSGRFDLPGRSSGVLYLAETPEHAVGELIQRFRNQPAPLDAADLVVAGHTLALVRVSVAPAVAGRVADLCDPGLLARHGIRPDDTAARRRATSQEVAAGLHAEGYVGLRWWSAFFGEWHTVVLFRERAGAGALAYAAPTALGLAHPAVVEAARSLDVPLP; encoded by the coding sequence GTGAGCACGGGCGAGCGCGTCCTCTGGCGCGTCTTCCCCTGGGACCCCCTGGCGGCGGAGGGCGAGCGGTTCTCCGCCGCCTTCGTTCCCGCCGGGCAGGGGAGCGGCCGCTTCGACCTGCCGGGCCGGTCCTCCGGGGTGCTCTACCTGGCCGAGACGCCGGAGCACGCCGTGGGCGAGCTGATCCAGCGCTTCCGCAACCAGCCCGCGCCGCTCGACGCCGCCGACCTGGTGGTGGCCGGGCACACGCTGGCGCTGGTCCGGGTCTCGGTGGCGCCGGCCGTGGCGGGGCGGGTGGCGGACCTCTGCGACCCCGGGCTCCTGGCGCGCCACGGCATCCGCCCGGACGACACCGCCGCCCGCCGCCGCGCCACCTCGCAGGAGGTGGCCGCCGGGCTGCACGCGGAAGGGTACGTGGGGCTGCGCTGGTGGTCGGCCTTCTTCGGCGAGTGGCACACGGTGGTGCTCTTCCGGGAGCGCGCCGGGGCGGGAGCGCTCGCGTACGCCGCCCCCACCGCCCTGGGCCTGGCGCATCCCGCCGTGGTGGAGGCCGCGCGCAGCCTGGACGTTCCCCTCCCCTGA
- a CDS encoding PQQ-dependent sugar dehydrogenase yields MTRPLALLLLAAACSNPSGEGPPPPPPPPVVEGLRAVVVAEGLASPVYVAAPAGDPRLFVVEQPGRIRIVQNGQLLATPFLDIVAQVGSGGERGLLSVAFHPRYAQNGFFYVDYTDRAGNTRIERYRVSADPNRADPASAQLVIAIDQPFANHNGGLVMFGPDGKLYVGMGDGGSGGDPLGHGQNPATLLGDILRLDVDAAGQPYAVPPDNPFVGQAGRRGEIWATGVRNPWRFAFDAGLLYLADVGQNAWEEVNVVPAGQAGLNYGWNVMEGAHCFSPSTGCSQAGLVIPALEYPHEGGACSVTGGFVYRGSDMPSLQGRYFYGDYCAGWIRSFRYAGGQATDRRAWEVGDVGNILSFGEDARRELYVASSNGRVYRLAPAQ; encoded by the coding sequence GGGCCCGCCGCCCCCTCCGCCCCCACCTGTGGTCGAGGGGCTGCGCGCGGTGGTGGTGGCGGAAGGCCTCGCCTCGCCCGTCTACGTCGCCGCGCCCGCGGGCGACCCGCGGCTCTTCGTGGTCGAGCAGCCCGGGCGCATCCGCATCGTGCAGAACGGGCAGCTCCTGGCCACCCCCTTCCTCGACATCGTCGCCCAGGTGGGGAGCGGCGGCGAGCGCGGGCTCCTCTCCGTGGCCTTCCACCCGCGCTACGCCCAGAACGGCTTCTTCTACGTCGACTACACCGACCGGGCCGGCAACACCCGCATCGAGCGCTACCGGGTGAGCGCCGACCCCAACCGCGCCGACCCCGCCAGCGCGCAGCTGGTGATCGCCATCGACCAGCCGTTCGCCAACCACAACGGCGGGCTGGTGATGTTCGGCCCCGACGGCAAGCTGTACGTGGGGATGGGCGACGGGGGGAGCGGCGGCGACCCGCTGGGGCACGGCCAGAACCCCGCCACCCTGCTGGGCGACATCCTGCGCCTGGACGTCGACGCCGCCGGCCAGCCGTACGCCGTCCCCCCCGACAACCCGTTCGTGGGGCAGGCGGGCAGGCGCGGCGAGATCTGGGCGACCGGCGTGCGCAACCCCTGGCGCTTCGCCTTCGACGCGGGCCTCCTCTACCTGGCCGACGTGGGGCAGAACGCGTGGGAGGAGGTCAACGTGGTCCCCGCCGGCCAGGCCGGCCTCAACTACGGCTGGAACGTCATGGAGGGGGCGCACTGCTTCAGCCCCTCCACCGGGTGCAGCCAAGCGGGGCTGGTGATCCCCGCGCTCGAGTACCCGCACGAGGGCGGCGCCTGCTCGGTGACCGGGGGCTTCGTCTACCGCGGGAGCGACATGCCGTCGCTGCAGGGCCGCTACTTCTACGGCGACTACTGCGCGGGGTGGATCCGCAGCTTCCGCTACGCGGGCGGCCAGGCCACCGACCGCCGCGCCTGGGAGGTGGGCGACGTCGGCAACATCCTCTCCTTCGGCGAGGACGCCCGGCGCGAGCTGTACGTGGCCTCCAGCAACGGCCGCGTCTACCGCCTGGCGCCGGCGCAGTAG